The stretch of DNA ATCTTCGAAAGTTTCGTCCGTTACTACATGGACCCTTTGAAATGGTGCAAAAGCTCGAAAAAGCACCAGTCGATAGCAAACTCGGCAAGGTCGATTGCGACGGGTATTCGGCCTCAGGAGAGGTCGAAATGGGGACGATTTTAATGAACTCACAGTACACCATACGTTTGCACAAAAGTGCCCCGTTTGGTGTGGTCACATGGCAAGCTGAGACTGAAGTGTCGCGAGAAGGCCAGGCTCTCGGAACGATGAGCACTAAATTCAAGTTGTCCGATTTCGGGAAAGATGCCAAGAGTGCGATTCCCGACGCCAAGTAACGATGGAATTCAAATTCCAGTCACCGTGACGTTGCAGTGAGGCAGGCTAGGCTTTTTACGTTTCTTCCTAAGGAACCTTCCCCACGATTGTTTCCCGATTTCAGATGGTCTTAGGGTAGCACGTTATTTTTTGCGGCGTCCAGGAGCGTTTGTGCTTCATCCGCGGCTTTGGTTTCGGCGAAGCGTTTGACGATCAGCATCAGTTTGGCGGTCTTGATGCGGGGTTCGGTGGCGGCGCGGGCTTTTTTGAGCGCTTTGCTGGCTAGCTTTTCACGATTAGCGGCACGTTCGGCGTCGTCTGCCGGATCGGGTTTGGATTTGGGTTTAGGGGTACGGCGCTTGGTGGAGGTCAGTCGCTGCTTGGGATCGGCGAACGGGTCGGAAAATCGTGGATCGTTCAAAAAAGAATTATCGGTCAGCGTGTGGAGGAAGGCGACCAGCGCGTTGATCTCGGTGTTGCTGAGATTGAGTCGTTCCGGCGTCTCGTTTTGGGGGCCGCCGCCTCGTCGTCCACGTCGCCCCCCGCGTCCCCGACCGCGCCGGCCGGAGAGTGAACGGTCCAATTGGGGATGATTTTGCACGCCGGAATTATAGTGCTCGATCACCTCGTGCAGATTTTTGAAGCGGCCGTCGTGCATGTAGGGAGCGCGGACGGCGATGTTCCGTAGTGACGGCGCTTTGAAGCGTCCGCCGCCGGCTCCGTTGTCTTTGTCGGTGTTCAGATCCAAACCATTGTTGGTGGCATTGCGGCTGATATGGCTGGTCGTGCCGTGGCAACGGTCACAGCGCGCCGAGCGTCCGACGCCGAATCCTCCGGAAAAAAGTTGCAGTCCCAACAGTTCTTGCTGGTTGAATGTTTTTTGAAACGTCGGATACACACCGCCACCACCGGCGAAGGCTTGGTCATATTTCGATTGGAAAGAAACCAACGAACGGACGAATTGAGCCAGTGCGCGGGAGATGCGGTTGCGGTTGATTTCCGGTGTGCCGAAAGCGGCTTCGAACAGGGGGGGATAGAAATCGACGCTGCGGAGTTTGATTTCGAGGTCGTCTAGATTCATGCCCATTTCGATTTCATCTTGGATGGGCATCAGCACCTGGTCTTCGAGCGTGGCCGCCCGTTCGTCCCAGAAGAAACGGCCGGGGGCGTAGAAGCGGGCATTGGTCAGTCCCATTGAGCGGCGCTTGGTCCGTTTACCGTGCAGTCCCTTGCTCAGTTTTTCCGGATCGGAAAATCCGTGTTTTTGTTGGTGGCAGGAGGAGCAGGAGGTGGTGTCGTTGGCCGAGAGTCGTTTGTCATAGAATAAGACGCGGCCGAGTGCTGCTCCGGCATTGGTGATCGGGTTATCGGCCGGCGTATTGTCGGTGCCGATGGCATTGCCGTAACGGCGATCGGGGATAAGCAGGTGCGGCGGCAAAGTCACGTCGGCATATTCGTACGTTTTGGCCGGTAGGTGCGGAACCGGGAGCGCGGTCGCTGAGTCATCCGCCGCTTGGGCGGCGATGGCGACCGTGAAAGCCGCCAAAATTAATGCCGTGAATCTTGCCATCGCTACGTCGTGCTCCGAGGTGTTGTACGAAATGTCTCCAAGGGGTTAAACGGGTTTTTT from Symmachiella dynata encodes:
- a CDS encoding cytochrome-c peroxidase — translated: MARFTALILAAFTVAIAAQAADDSATALPVPHLPAKTYEYADVTLPPHLLIPDRRYGNAIGTDNTPADNPITNAGAALGRVLFYDKRLSANDTTSCSSCHQQKHGFSDPEKLSKGLHGKRTKRRSMGLTNARFYAPGRFFWDERAATLEDQVLMPIQDEIEMGMNLDDLEIKLRSVDFYPPLFEAAFGTPEINRNRISRALAQFVRSLVSFQSKYDQAFAGGGGVYPTFQKTFNQQELLGLQLFSGGFGVGRSARCDRCHGTTSHISRNATNNGLDLNTDKDNGAGGGRFKAPSLRNIAVRAPYMHDGRFKNLHEVIEHYNSGVQNHPQLDRSLSGRRGRGRGGRRGRRGGGPQNETPERLNLSNTEINALVAFLHTLTDNSFLNDPRFSDPFADPKQRLTSTKRRTPKPKSKPDPADDAERAANREKLASKALKKARAATEPRIKTAKLMLIVKRFAETKAADEAQTLLDAAKNNVLP